In the genome of Halobacterium noricense, one region contains:
- a CDS encoding pyridoxamine 5'-phosphate oxidase family protein, producing the protein MAAPETSDRPLRGVAMDETERDEFLRERGIGVLSLASEDVAYGFPISFGWDGDHLYFILLQFGEGSEKLDYAATTERATFSTYNFEDEHHWRSVVARGPIEAVSADETDDVTETMFENAQFASLFPHGEPITDQPRYRLVPEELTGQKGQGHDA; encoded by the coding sequence ATGGCAGCACCAGAGACGAGCGACCGACCCCTGCGTGGCGTCGCCATGGACGAGACCGAACGCGACGAATTCCTCCGGGAGCGCGGCATCGGCGTGCTCTCGCTGGCTAGCGAGGACGTCGCCTACGGCTTCCCGATTTCGTTCGGGTGGGACGGCGACCACCTCTACTTCATCCTGCTCCAGTTCGGCGAGGGCAGCGAGAAACTGGACTACGCCGCTACCACGGAGCGAGCGACGTTCTCGACGTACAACTTCGAGGACGAGCACCACTGGCGCAGCGTCGTCGCGCGCGGCCCCATCGAGGCGGTTTCGGCAGACGAGACCGACGACGTCACCGAGACGATGTTCGAGAACGCGCAGTTTGCGAGCCTGTTCCCGCACGGCGAGCCCATCACCGACCAGCCCCGTTACCGGCTCGTCCCCGAAGAACTGACCGGACAGAAGGGGCAGGGCCACGACGCCTAA
- a CDS encoding Zn-ribbon domain-containing OB-fold protein produces the protein MTDTDDEVPRRTVTIPKRIELPRLLDFYDLQDAEHTRIHEFYDRLREGSLSTTQCADCGELHFPPRVVCPECTSDDLEYVSLPHEGTLHAFSTVRGSPIGMDTPFVTGVVDLDGVDVQLSARIDGAEYDDLAIGDPVSLVVTEIDGPTDQQRVFYRFEPRGDTR, from the coding sequence ATGACAGACACCGACGACGAGGTGCCCCGGCGCACCGTCACGATTCCGAAACGCATCGAACTGCCGCGCCTGCTGGACTTCTACGACCTGCAGGACGCCGAACACACGCGTATCCACGAGTTCTACGACCGACTCCGCGAGGGGTCGCTGTCCACGACGCAGTGCGCCGACTGCGGGGAACTGCACTTTCCGCCCCGGGTGGTCTGCCCGGAGTGTACGAGCGACGACCTCGAATACGTCTCGCTGCCCCACGAGGGGACGCTGCACGCGTTCTCGACGGTCCGCGGGAGCCCAATCGGGATGGACACGCCGTTCGTCACGGGCGTCGTGGACCTCGACGGCGTGGACGTGCAGTTGTCCGCGCGCATCGACGGCGCGGAGTACGACGACCTCGCCATCGGCGACCCGGTGTCGCTGGTGGTCACGGAAATCGACGGTCCAACGGACCAGCAACGGGTATTTTACCGCTTCGAGCCACGGGGTGACACACGATGA
- a CDS encoding long-chain fatty acid--CoA ligase, with translation MDYDLTITTFLERARDLFAHKEIVTALPDGSTHRYTYGDAYERISQLAHALDDYGMAPGERSGVMALNHFRHYELYFGPSCSERSIHMVNHRLPEHHLVKIINEAGDRLLFLDPQFVDTIEPIADELDTVEQYVVLGDEDDIPETSLEPVTDYESFIAGYETDYDWPDVDEEAESALCYTSGTTGLPKGVQYTHRGQFLHTMMHSHVDVFGVSESDVVMPVVPMFHVNGWGFPYTTTFTGAKIVLPNQHTDPDELLPMIEDEDVTIAAAVPTVWMEADRIIEESDDLGPDVLEALQDVLIGGSSPPESLIRKFDEVYEAPIGQGYGMTEASPHLANTLMTTEVKQLPEDEQDRLRMKAGVPAPGVKIRLRDEDGNQVPHDGETPGEVQARAPWLADEYYKRPEASEASWTEDGYFRSGDVATIDEYGYIDVVDRLDDVIKSGGEWISSIELENALIGHEGVEEASVIGVPHEKWQERPVAYVVTNGDVTTDDLREHLLDQFPKWWLPDRFEFVEEVPKTSTGKFDKLALTEEFEERYGSLPIEE, from the coding sequence ATGGACTACGACCTGACGATAACGACGTTCCTGGAGCGCGCCCGCGACCTCTTCGCCCACAAGGAGATCGTGACCGCGCTCCCGGACGGCAGCACGCACCGCTACACGTACGGCGACGCCTACGAGCGTATCAGCCAGCTCGCGCACGCTCTGGACGACTACGGGATGGCACCCGGGGAGCGCTCGGGCGTGATGGCGCTCAACCACTTCCGGCACTACGAACTGTACTTCGGGCCGTCCTGTAGCGAGCGCTCCATCCACATGGTGAACCACCGGCTGCCCGAGCACCACCTCGTGAAGATAATCAACGAGGCCGGGGACCGGCTGCTCTTCCTCGACCCGCAGTTCGTCGACACCATCGAACCCATCGCGGACGAACTCGACACCGTCGAGCAGTACGTCGTGCTCGGCGACGAGGACGACATCCCGGAGACGAGCCTCGAACCCGTGACGGACTACGAGTCGTTCATCGCGGGCTACGAGACGGACTACGACTGGCCGGACGTCGACGAGGAGGCCGAGAGCGCGCTCTGTTACACGTCCGGGACGACGGGCCTCCCGAAGGGCGTTCAGTACACCCACCGCGGCCAGTTCCTCCACACGATGATGCACAGCCACGTGGACGTCTTCGGCGTCAGCGAGTCCGACGTGGTGATGCCGGTCGTGCCGATGTTCCACGTCAACGGCTGGGGGTTCCCGTACACGACGACGTTCACGGGCGCGAAAATTGTGCTGCCGAACCAGCACACCGACCCGGACGAACTCCTTCCGATGATAGAAGACGAGGACGTCACGATTGCGGCCGCCGTCCCCACCGTCTGGATGGAGGCCGACCGCATCATCGAGGAGTCCGACGACCTCGGCCCCGACGTCTTGGAGGCGCTTCAGGACGTGCTCATCGGCGGGAGTTCGCCGCCGGAGTCGCTCATCCGGAAATTCGACGAGGTGTACGAAGCCCCCATCGGGCAGGGCTACGGGATGACCGAAGCCTCTCCACATCTCGCGAACACGCTGATGACGACCGAAGTCAAGCAGCTGCCGGAGGACGAACAGGACCGCCTCCGCATGAAGGCGGGGGTGCCTGCGCCGGGCGTGAAGATTCGGCTGCGCGACGAAGATGGTAACCAAGTGCCCCACGACGGCGAGACGCCGGGCGAGGTGCAGGCGCGCGCGCCGTGGCTCGCGGACGAGTACTACAAGCGCCCCGAGGCCTCGGAGGCGTCGTGGACCGAGGACGGCTACTTCCGGAGCGGCGACGTCGCCACCATCGACGAGTACGGCTACATCGACGTGGTCGACCGCCTCGACGACGTCATCAAGAGCGGCGGCGAGTGGATCTCCTCCATCGAGTTGGAGAACGCGCTCATCGGCCACGAGGGCGTCGAGGAAGCGTCCGTCATCGGTGTGCCCCACGAGAAGTGGCAGGAACGCCCGGTCGCGTACGTCGTGACGAACGGGGACGTGACTACCGACGACCTCCGCGAGCACCTGCTCGACCAGTTCCCGAAGTGGTGGCTGCCGGACCGCTTCGAGTTCGTCGAGGAAGTGCCGAAGACGTCCACCGGGAAGTTCGACAAGCTCGCACTCACCGAGGAGTTCGAGGAGCGGTACGGCTCGCTGCCGATCGAGGAGTAG
- a CDS encoding methyl-accepting chemotaxis protein, translating into MASRHREHDTTAASLYDPPNDASEVERLRHERNFWKHLFEDLTERFPEPALVVDDDGRVAHWNREQEDIQNTPAEDVLGEVAHDVIGTDDVTDTLAEEVVRTEETVNEDRVRSGTNEDGSEWHVSAAALPLYDPDGDVVGSFEMVSRVTDLVEQRHAVEDAQEQITSEVDSTVEELLESSETVAENSQFIEATAREQVESLAEVRNEVESLSATVEEIASQTDEVDSRARNVAENAAASVDATDEAQALLDDVENAATDLDTTAVELDSQVEEIESVVDVISDIVSQINLLALNANIEAARTAGNNDGFAVVADEIKELADQSKDEVDAIESTIERVTDIVDETTEGVERTTDGIEQTVERVETIRERQSEIHAAAEETSTGMAEIAEATDEQAVSAEEVTTMLNDALESLEDVVEEIGELADENDEQTELARSVRERVHDVEAELEATID; encoded by the coding sequence ATGGCCTCACGACACCGCGAGCACGACACTACGGCCGCCTCGCTGTACGACCCGCCGAACGACGCCAGCGAGGTCGAGCGACTGCGCCACGAGCGGAACTTCTGGAAACACCTCTTCGAGGACCTCACCGAGCGGTTCCCCGAGCCCGCGCTGGTGGTCGACGACGACGGCCGGGTCGCCCACTGGAACCGCGAGCAGGAGGACATCCAGAACACGCCCGCCGAGGACGTGCTCGGGGAGGTCGCCCACGACGTCATCGGCACCGACGACGTCACCGACACGCTCGCCGAGGAGGTCGTCCGCACCGAGGAAACCGTCAACGAGGACCGGGTGCGCTCGGGCACGAACGAGGACGGCAGCGAGTGGCACGTCAGCGCCGCAGCGCTGCCGCTGTACGACCCCGACGGCGACGTTGTCGGCTCGTTCGAGATGGTGTCGCGGGTGACCGACCTCGTGGAGCAGCGCCACGCCGTCGAGGACGCCCAGGAGCAGATTACCTCGGAGGTCGATTCGACCGTCGAGGAGCTGCTGGAGTCCTCGGAGACGGTCGCGGAGAACAGCCAGTTCATCGAGGCAACCGCCCGCGAGCAGGTGGAGTCGCTGGCGGAGGTGCGCAACGAGGTGGAGTCGCTGTCCGCGACCGTCGAGGAAATCGCCTCCCAGACCGACGAGGTCGACAGTCGCGCACGGAACGTCGCGGAGAACGCGGCGGCGTCCGTGGACGCGACCGACGAGGCGCAAGCGCTCTTGGACGACGTCGAGAACGCCGCGACCGACCTCGACACGACCGCCGTCGAGTTGGACTCGCAGGTCGAGGAAATCGAGTCCGTCGTGGACGTCATCAGCGACATCGTCTCCCAGATTAATCTGCTCGCGCTGAACGCGAACATCGAGGCCGCGCGCACGGCCGGGAACAACGACGGCTTCGCGGTCGTCGCGGACGAAATCAAGGAACTCGCCGACCAGTCGAAAGACGAAGTGGACGCCATCGAGTCCACCATCGAGCGGGTGACCGACATCGTCGACGAGACCACGGAGGGCGTCGAACGCACGACCGACGGCATCGAACAGACCGTCGAGCGCGTGGAGACGATTCGGGAGCGCCAGAGCGAGATTCACGCCGCCGCCGAGGAGACCTCCACGGGGATGGCGGAGATCGCGGAGGCGACCGACGAGCAGGCGGTCAGCGCCGAGGAGGTCACGACGATGCTCAACGACGCGCTGGAGAGCCTCGAAGACGTGGTCGAAGAAATCGGGGAGCTCGCCGACGAGAACGACGAACAGACCGAGCTGGCGCGCAGCGTCCGGGAGCGCGTCCACGACGTGGAAGCCGAACTCGAAGCCACCATCGACTAG
- a CDS encoding winged helix-turn-helix domain-containing protein, with product MANDTPAYDFKDRDVVILRELAKDPGVSSRDLADILEDEYGIDVSYVTVNESIRNMREAGVFREAIVPNEEYFVFELFEFKFNPEYFADEWRETMEHIRDSEHTLMYFLSDGEYQWKSIMLFPTREVGERWLHEFYKNHGKTVLNVRTSVMTNVLEFGASPDLFDNLDAENGTTL from the coding sequence ATGGCCAACGACACACCGGCGTACGACTTCAAGGACCGCGACGTGGTCATCCTCCGAGAGCTCGCCAAAGACCCCGGGGTCTCCTCGCGGGACCTCGCGGACATTCTCGAAGACGAATACGGCATCGACGTTTCCTACGTCACCGTCAACGAGTCCATCCGCAACATGCGCGAAGCCGGCGTGTTCCGCGAAGCCATCGTCCCCAACGAGGAGTACTTCGTCTTCGAGCTGTTCGAGTTCAAGTTCAACCCCGAGTACTTCGCCGACGAGTGGCGAGAGACGATGGAACACATCCGCGACTCCGAGCACACGCTGATGTACTTCCTCTCGGACGGCGAGTACCAGTGGAAGTCCATCATGCTGTTCCCCACGCGAGAGGTCGGCGAGCGCTGGCTCCACGAGTTCTACAAGAACCACGGCAAGACCGTGCTGAACGTCCGCACGTCGGTGATGACGAACGTCTTGGAGTTCGGCGCGAGCCCCGACCTCTTCGACAACCTCGACGCTGAGAACGGAACGACGCTGTAG
- a CDS encoding FAD-dependent monooxygenase, whose protein sequence is MSGSEAQVDVPVVVAGAGPTGMTTALALHARGVDVTILEADPKDRERPGSRAIYVHKDTLRTLENASPGLGHRLVDNGMIWSTRRTLFRGTEVFERTYPDPGGDGDLPHFTSIPQVWTEKYMLDAIEDAGIDVHWGDGVETVDAGEDVVRVETESGEEYHAEYVVGADGAGSTVRKEIGGQFDGTESENSFIIADIDEFDDEDEQLFQERVFHYDHPRVDGRNVLLVPFQGGWRVDIQCKEDDNPQQMTEDEEISELVAKTLGERYRDRVEWVSQYKFKQVIADRMVDDENRVLLAGESGHLFAPFGARGMNSGVADAEAAASAITVALNADVEEARAAEITQYGITRLKAARYNKNAAGQALEYLQGDSSVTRAKKWLAAKAAPYYEPAGEWLDDAPYGPHGGPPVTVGQY, encoded by the coding sequence ATGAGCGGCTCAGAAGCTCAAGTAGACGTGCCCGTCGTCGTCGCCGGAGCGGGGCCGACCGGCATGACGACCGCGCTCGCGTTGCACGCAAGAGGCGTCGACGTCACCATCCTCGAAGCCGACCCCAAGGACCGAGAGCGGCCCGGCAGCCGGGCCATCTACGTCCACAAGGACACGCTTCGCACGCTGGAGAACGCGTCGCCCGGCCTCGGCCACCGGCTGGTCGACAACGGCATGATTTGGTCGACGCGACGGACGCTGTTCCGCGGGACGGAAGTGTTCGAACGCACCTACCCCGACCCCGGCGGCGACGGCGACCTCCCGCACTTCACCAGCATCCCCCAGGTCTGGACGGAAAAGTACATGCTCGACGCCATCGAGGACGCGGGCATCGACGTTCACTGGGGCGACGGCGTCGAAACCGTCGACGCCGGCGAGGACGTCGTCCGCGTCGAAACCGAGAGCGGCGAGGAGTACCACGCCGAGTACGTCGTCGGCGCGGACGGCGCAGGCTCGACGGTCCGCAAGGAAATCGGCGGCCAGTTCGACGGCACCGAGTCCGAGAACTCCTTTATCATCGCGGACATCGACGAGTTCGACGACGAGGACGAGCAGCTGTTCCAGGAACGCGTATTCCACTACGACCACCCGCGCGTGGACGGCCGCAACGTCCTGCTGGTGCCGTTCCAGGGCGGTTGGCGCGTCGACATCCAGTGCAAGGAAGACGACAATCCCCAGCAGATGACCGAGGACGAGGAGATTAGCGAACTCGTCGCGAAGACGCTGGGCGAGCGCTACCGCGACCGCGTCGAGTGGGTCTCCCAGTACAAGTTCAAGCAGGTCATCGCCGACCGGATGGTCGACGACGAGAACCGCGTGCTGCTCGCCGGGGAGTCCGGCCACCTGTTCGCGCCGTTCGGCGCGCGCGGGATGAACTCCGGCGTCGCCGACGCCGAGGCCGCCGCCAGCGCCATCACGGTCGCGCTGAACGCGGACGTCGAGGAAGCGCGAGCCGCCGAAATCACGCAGTACGGCATCACGCGCCTGAAGGCCGCGAGGTACAACAAGAACGCCGCCGGGCAGGCCCTCGAATACCTGCAGGGCGACAGCTCCGTCACGCGAGCGAAGAAGTGGCTCGCCGCGAAGGCCGCACCGTACTACGAGCCCGCCGGCGAGTGGCTCGACGACGCGCCGTACGGCCCGCACGGCGGGCCGCCGGTGACCGTCGGACAGTACTGA
- a CDS encoding SDR family oxidoreductase, with the protein MTSLDEKVCIVGGGGNGLGEATARALADHGATVVVNDLGTSVHGEGSDPDVAERIAESIRENGGDATAHAGDLTEFAYADDLVADTVAEHGRVDSVLNFAGILRDDLSYKLDAEDWQAVVETNLTGQFTLLQAACKHWRDAAGDGGFDSQRSYLAASAHSARGNVGQVNYAAAKAGILGMMRTVSSEMHRHGVRVNALVPNAYTRMTETVSEEHRPYTREEMPPERVAAFAAFLASDHAVDVTGCALYAGGDRVGVFSEPTLDRVGVQPGGWSVEALAEHFEDDVAGDVDLTRTERFF; encoded by the coding sequence ATGACGAGCCTCGACGAGAAGGTCTGCATCGTCGGTGGCGGCGGCAACGGCCTCGGCGAAGCGACCGCGCGAGCGCTCGCCGACCACGGCGCGACTGTCGTCGTCAACGACCTCGGCACCTCCGTCCACGGAGAAGGCAGCGACCCAGACGTCGCCGAACGCATCGCCGAATCCATCCGCGAGAACGGCGGCGATGCGACCGCACACGCCGGCGACCTCACGGAGTTCGCGTACGCCGACGACCTCGTCGCCGACACCGTCGCCGAGCACGGGCGCGTAGACAGCGTGCTCAACTTCGCGGGCATCCTCCGGGACGACCTCAGTTACAAGCTCGACGCCGAGGACTGGCAGGCCGTCGTCGAGACGAACCTCACCGGCCAGTTCACGCTCCTGCAGGCCGCCTGCAAGCACTGGCGAGACGCCGCAGGCGATGGCGGCTTCGACAGCCAGCGGTCGTATCTCGCCGCGAGCGCGCACTCCGCGCGCGGCAACGTCGGCCAGGTGAACTACGCCGCCGCGAAGGCCGGCATCCTGGGGATGATGCGCACCGTCTCCTCGGAGATGCACCGCCACGGCGTCCGCGTGAACGCGCTCGTCCCGAACGCCTACACGCGGATGACCGAGACCGTCTCCGAAGAACACCGCCCGTACACGCGCGAGGAGATGCCGCCCGAGCGCGTCGCTGCGTTCGCCGCGTTCCTCGCGAGCGACCACGCGGTCGACGTCACCGGCTGCGCGCTGTACGCGGGCGGCGACCGCGTCGGCGTCTTCTCCGAACCCACGCTGGACCGCGTCGGCGTCCAGCCCGGCGGTTGGAGCGTCGAAGCCCTCGCCGAACACTTCGAAGACGACGTCGCCGGCGACGTCGACCTCACGAGAACGGAGCGCTTCTTCTAG
- a CDS encoding thiolase C-terminal domain-containing protein, with translation MPRNAAIVGGGHADWGKREATWKDLAQEAGKATFDDVDGLGPDDVEGLFVGAVQPERFAFQSHVAPLAAELLGVNASKMIARTELACASGQAALRYAWLAIAAGQLDVALVLGVEKMNLGDEYMGEMQASMTNVLDREFDGVNGLNAPSFFSMYAQRHMHEYDTTREQLAKVSVKNKRHAANNPYAQFQQDIDVDDVLDSYPVAPPLCLLDCSGITDGAAGLLLVSEEKARELTDTAAYVTGSGQSCMASNSINNLPSMSAWPQATQAAETAYEQAGIDDPVEELDVAEVHDCFSVSEIIEYEDLGWVQKGEGGQFIEDGRSELDGDIAVNPRGGLLGCGHPLGATGVSQALEVYKQFTGEVESARQVPDSPETGLIHNLSGSGSVHSVMTLARDPQ, from the coding sequence ATGCCCCGGAACGCTGCAATCGTCGGCGGCGGGCACGCGGACTGGGGCAAGCGCGAAGCGACGTGGAAAGACCTCGCCCAGGAGGCCGGGAAGGCTACCTTCGACGACGTGGACGGTCTCGGGCCCGACGACGTCGAGGGCCTGTTCGTGGGCGCGGTCCAGCCCGAACGGTTCGCGTTCCAGAGCCACGTCGCACCGCTGGCCGCGGAGCTGCTGGGCGTGAACGCCTCGAAGATGATCGCCCGGACGGAGCTGGCGTGCGCGAGCGGGCAGGCCGCGCTACGGTACGCGTGGCTCGCCATCGCCGCGGGCCAACTCGACGTCGCACTCGTGCTGGGCGTCGAGAAGATGAACCTCGGCGACGAGTACATGGGGGAGATGCAAGCGAGCATGACGAACGTGCTCGACCGCGAGTTCGACGGCGTCAACGGCCTGAACGCGCCGTCGTTCTTCTCGATGTACGCCCAGCGGCACATGCACGAGTACGACACCACGCGCGAGCAGCTCGCGAAGGTGAGCGTGAAGAACAAGCGCCACGCCGCGAACAACCCGTACGCGCAGTTCCAGCAGGACATCGACGTCGACGACGTGCTGGATTCGTACCCGGTCGCACCGCCGCTGTGCCTGCTGGACTGCAGCGGCATCACGGACGGTGCCGCCGGCCTCCTGCTCGTCAGCGAGGAGAAGGCCCGCGAACTCACGGACACCGCGGCGTACGTCACGGGCAGCGGGCAGTCCTGCATGGCGAGCAACTCCATCAACAACCTCCCGTCGATGTCAGCGTGGCCGCAGGCCACGCAGGCGGCGGAGACGGCCTACGAGCAGGCGGGTATCGACGACCCCGTCGAGGAGTTGGACGTCGCGGAAGTCCACGACTGCTTCTCCGTCAGCGAAATCATCGAGTACGAGGACCTCGGCTGGGTACAGAAGGGCGAGGGCGGCCAGTTCATCGAGGACGGCCGCAGCGAGCTCGACGGCGACATCGCCGTGAATCCCAGGGGCGGCCTCCTGGGCTGTGGACACCCGCTCGGCGCGACCGGCGTCTCGCAGGCGCTGGAGGTGTACAAGCAGTTCACCGGCGAGGTGGAGTCCGCCCGCCAGGTGCCGGACAGCCCCGAGACCGGGCTCATCCACAACCTCAGCGGCAGCGGCTCCGTCCACAGCGTGATGACCCTCGCGAGGGACCCACAATGA
- a CDS encoding 3-hydroxyacyl-CoA dehydrogenase/enoyl-CoA hydratase family protein: MGESDIQRVTVLGAGSMGHGIAEIAAVAGYDVVLRDVEREYVDDGLEQIEWSLGKLEEKGRIGETADDVRARIEGAVDLETATESADLVVEAIPEDLDLKKDTFAEVDDYAPDHAILASNTSGLSITAIGAATDRPEQVVGAHFFNPPVKMDLVEVVHGEETSEATLEAIHAFVDDLDKRAIDVKRDVHGFIVNNVMLPFIEEAAWMLGDDETTVQQADAAMVYQRGYPMGPFELADYTGIDIASHFREGTDLDSPPAIAEKVENENLGKKTGQGFYDWEAEGPNYEPGDGEDFDWLRVEARMVNEAAKLVGGDVATPDDVDLGSRLGARFPEGVCRLGDQIGLDKVLDKLQTLHEETGSERFAPADYLVELVNAGHTGVDAGRGFHDYAGDGPYQYINKELTERGVLEIEFDRPERLNAFSETMFGEVEEALDNADTDEVSCVVFSGAGQAFSSGADITAFMAAEPTELMDVDETIQAIDQFERPTLARIDGFCLGAGFEIALACDLRIATEDSSLGAPEINLGLIPGGGGTQRLTRIVGEGRAKELVFRGEQISAERAADWGLLNRAVPEDEFDDVVGEFVDDLADGPKTALKVAKRVIDDGQDASLQAGLDSESQAFGLLTTTEDMVEGVTAFRDDREPEFE; encoded by the coding sequence ATGGGAGAAAGTGACATACAGCGCGTGACCGTGCTCGGCGCGGGAAGCATGGGCCACGGCATCGCGGAAATCGCAGCCGTCGCGGGCTACGACGTCGTGCTCCGCGACGTCGAACGCGAGTACGTCGACGACGGCCTCGAACAGATCGAGTGGAGCCTCGGCAAACTCGAAGAGAAGGGCCGCATCGGCGAGACGGCCGACGACGTGCGCGCCCGCATCGAGGGCGCAGTCGACCTCGAAACCGCCACCGAATCGGCGGACCTCGTCGTCGAGGCGATTCCCGAAGACCTCGACCTCAAGAAGGACACCTTCGCCGAAGTCGACGACTACGCCCCCGACCACGCGATTCTCGCGTCGAACACCTCCGGGCTCAGTATCACCGCCATCGGCGCGGCGACCGACCGACCCGAACAGGTCGTCGGCGCGCACTTCTTCAACCCGCCCGTGAAGATGGACCTCGTGGAGGTCGTTCACGGCGAGGAGACCAGCGAGGCGACGCTCGAGGCCATCCACGCGTTCGTCGACGACCTCGACAAGCGCGCCATCGACGTCAAGCGCGACGTCCACGGCTTCATCGTGAACAACGTGATGCTGCCGTTCATCGAGGAGGCCGCGTGGATGCTCGGCGACGACGAGACGACGGTTCAGCAGGCCGACGCCGCGATGGTCTACCAGCGCGGCTACCCGATGGGCCCGTTCGAACTCGCTGACTACACGGGCATCGACATCGCCTCCCACTTCCGCGAGGGCACGGACCTCGACTCCCCGCCGGCAATCGCGGAGAAGGTCGAGAACGAGAACCTCGGGAAGAAGACGGGGCAGGGCTTCTACGACTGGGAAGCCGAGGGGCCGAACTACGAGCCCGGCGACGGCGAAGACTTCGACTGGCTGCGCGTGGAGGCACGAATGGTCAACGAGGCCGCGAAGCTCGTCGGCGGCGACGTCGCCACACCCGACGACGTGGACCTCGGGAGCCGCCTCGGCGCGCGCTTCCCCGAGGGCGTCTGCCGGCTCGGCGACCAAATCGGCCTCGACAAGGTGCTCGACAAACTCCAGACGCTCCACGAGGAAACGGGCTCGGAACGCTTCGCGCCCGCGGACTACCTCGTCGAACTCGTGAACGCCGGCCACACGGGCGTGGACGCCGGTCGCGGGTTCCACGATTACGCCGGTGACGGTCCCTACCAGTACATCAACAAGGAACTCACCGAACGCGGCGTCCTCGAAATCGAGTTCGACCGCCCGGAGCGCCTGAACGCGTTCTCCGAGACGATGTTCGGCGAGGTCGAGGAGGCGCTCGACAACGCCGACACCGACGAGGTGTCCTGCGTGGTCTTCTCCGGCGCGGGGCAGGCGTTCAGCTCCGGCGCGGACATCACGGCCTTCATGGCCGCCGAACCGACGGAACTGATGGACGTCGACGAGACGATTCAGGCCATCGACCAGTTCGAGCGTCCGACGCTCGCGCGCATCGACGGCTTCTGTCTGGGCGCGGGCTTCGAAATCGCGCTCGCGTGCGACCTCCGCATCGCCACCGAGGACTCCTCGCTGGGCGCGCCCGAAATCAACCTCGGGCTCATCCCGGGCGGCGGCGGCACGCAGCGGCTCACGCGCATCGTCGGCGAGGGCCGCGCGAAGGAGTTGGTCTTCCGCGGCGAGCAGATTTCCGCCGAGCGCGCCGCCGACTGGGGGCTGCTCAACCGCGCGGTGCCCGAAGACGAATTCGACGACGTCGTCGGCGAGTTCGTCGACGACCTCGCTGACGGGCCGAAGACGGCGCTGAAAGTCGCCAAGCGCGTCATCGACGACGGACAGGACGCCAGCCTGCAGGCCGGCCTCGACTCCGAGAGCCAGGCGTTCGGGCTGCTGACGACGACCGAGGACATGGTCGAGGGCGTCACGGCGTTCCGTGACGACCGCGAACCGGAGTTCGAGTGA